The Vibrio sp. 10N DNA window CATCTGGCTGTCCCACAAATAGCTGTGGCCAAACAGAATGACCGGTCCTTCACCGACATCCTGATACGCCATGACTTGTCCATCAATAGTAAATTGCTTCATGTTGCTCTATTCCCTAATCAATAATAACCAATACGTTGTTAACCTAGACTCTAGCACGGTCTGTCAGTCACGAGCTTTAGGAGTTTTGTGAGAAAGTGTCATTAAAAAAGGCCACTTACGTGACCTTCATTACTAGCCTTTGATCGGGCTTAGCTGATCAATTGGCCAGCGCGGTGTCGCTTCAACTGAAAGCTCAGCGGCTTCACCATTTTTCAAACGCTGCATACCCGCATAGGCAATCATCGCACCGTTGTCGGTACAGAATTCCGTGCGCGGATAGTAAACTTCACCACCCATCTTATTGGCTAACGCTTCCAGCTCTTTACGCAAGAAACGGTTAGCACTCACGCCACCAGCAATCACGATGCGTTTCATACCGGTTTGCTTAAGTGCGCGCTTACATTTGATCGCTAACGTCTCACATACTGCTTCTTGGAATGCATAAGCGATATCAGCACGAGTTTGCTCGCTGTCATCGTTAGCAGCAATGGTATTCGCAGCAAAGGTTTTAAGACCTGAGAAGCTCATGTCTAGACCAGGACGATCCGTCATCGGGCGTGGGAACTTAAAGCGGCCTGGCGTGCCTTTATCAGCAAGCTTAGACAGCAGCGGACCACCTGGGTAATCAAGCCCCATCAGTTTTGCCGTTTTATCAAACGCTTCGCCTGCAGCATCATCAATAGACTCACCAAGGATCTGATATTCACCGATGCCTTTAACTTCAACGATCATGCTATGACCACCAGACACCAACAGTGCCACAAATGGGAATGGCGGTGGATTGTCCTCAAGCATAGGCGCTAGAAGATGGCCTTCCATATGGTGCACAGGTACCGCTGGCACGCCCCAAGCGTAAGCAATGCTGCGGCCGATGGTTGTCCCTACTAATAATGCCCCAACCAAGCCCGGACCTGCGGTATACGCCACGCCATCGATGTCTTTTGGAGTAAGATCCGCGTCTGCGAGTGCTTTTTTGATCAATGGGATCGTTTTTTTCACGTGATCGCGTGATGCCAATTCAGGAACCACACCGCCGTAATCGGCGTGCAGTTTTACCTGGCTATAAAGTTGATGAGACAACAGTCCTTTCTCATCATCATAGATTGCGATGCCAGTTTCATCACAAGAGGTTTCAATACCTAGAATGCGCATATTGTTCTCGACTTATTTCGAAATTGGCGCAATATTACCGCGTCATGGGCTCGCAAACAAATTTTGTACAAGAGATAGGCGACAAAGTACTTTACAAAGCCCTAGGGATCGGATTAAAATTCCGCACCATTTTTGATCTAGCTGGTTTTACGCTTAGAACAAAGGGCTCAAGCATGAACTCTTAGTACTAACCAAAAAGCGCCAGCATTAATGAACAGTTAACCCCTGAGGTGAAAGGCATATGCCAGTAGTTAAAGTACGTGAAAACGAACCGTTCGACGTTGCACTACGTCGTTTCAAGCGCTCTTGCGAAAAAGCAGGTATCCTTTCTGAAGTGCGTCGTCGTGAGCACTATGAAAAACCAACTACAGTTCGCAAACGCGCTAAAGCAGCAGCTCAAAAGCGTCACGCTAAGAAGCTAGCTCGCGAAAACGCTCGTCGCGTTCGCCTGTACTAATAACTAGGTCCAGATAGGATTTTAGTTATGGCTCTGATTGATAAACTCAAAGAAGAGCAAAAATTAGCGATGAAAGCCAAGGACAAATTGCGCCTTGGTACTATTCGTTTAGCCTTAGCAGCCATTAAGCAACGTGAAGTCGACGAACAGATCACTCTGGGCGAAGATGACATTCTTGCTGTGCTGACTAAAATGGTTAAACAGCGTCGCGACTCTGTAACGCAGTTTGAAGCAGCGGGTCGTCAAGACCTTGCTGAAGCTGAGCAAGCTGAAATTGCCGTACTTGAGGACTTTATGCCTCAACCACTGACCGATGATGAAGTTGCAGCACTAATCGATAGTGCCATTACCGAATCTGGTGCAGCGGGCATGCAAGACATGGGTAAGGTAATGGGCGTGCTTAAGCCGCAAATTCAAGGCCGTGCAGATATGGGTAAGGTTAGTGGTCTAGTTCGCGCTAAACTCGCTTAACCGCCCAACCAAATTGCAGCAAGCCGTGCTATCCTTTGGAACGCACGGCTTGTTTGTATCTCTTTCTTGTAAAAAGGTTTTATGGCAGGAATAATCCCTCGTAGCTTCATTGATGACCTTCTCGCTCGGCTTGATATTGTCGACGTCATTGACACGCGCGTAAAACTTAAAAAACAAGGCAAGAACTACGGTGCTTGCTGCCCTTTCCATAACGAAAAGACCCCTTCTTTCAGCGTCAGCCAAGAGAAACAGTTCTACCATTGCTTTGGCTGTGGTGTACATGGCAATGCCATCGACTTTCTCATGGAGTACGAACGTCTCGAGTTCGTAGAAGCGATTGAAGAGCTGGCATCATCGTTAGGTTTGGATGTTCCTAGAGAGCAGCGCAGTGGACAACCGGGTAATTTCTCCAAAGGGCCTACCGCCAATAGCGAACAAAAACGATCTTTATATGATCTTATGGGAACGATCGGCCAGTACTATCGCGATCAACTTAAAGTTTCCACCAACAAAGTCGCTATAGAGTATCTAAAGGGCCGCGGACTCTCTGGAGAGATTGTCCAAAAGTTTGGTATCGGCTACGTCGCTGACGAATGGGACAGTGTACGTAAGAGCTTTGGTCAGCAAAAAGCCACGCAAGACATGTTGGTGTCTGGCGGTATGCTGATTGAAAACGACAAGGGTAATCGTTATGACCGTTTTCGCGGTCGTATCATGTTCCCTATCCGTGACCGACGCGGACGAGTAATTGGTTTTGGTGGTCGCGTTTTGGGCGACGGCACACCAAAATATCTCAACTCACCAGAAACACCGATCTTTCATAAAGGCAAAGAGCTTTATGGCCTATATGAGGTCCTGCAAGCGTATCGCGAGCCACCTCAGGTTTTAGTCGTCGAAGGCTATATGGATGTGGTCGCTCTGGCGCAGTATGGCGTGGATTATTCGGTCGCCTCACTCGGCACCTCGACCACGGGCGATCATCTTCAAGTTTTGTTTCGTCAAACCAGCACCGTCGTGTGTTGTTACGATGGTGACCGAGCGGGTCGTGATGCTGCTTGGCGAGCAATGGAAAATGCACTGCCCTACCTCAATGATGGTAGACAATTGAAGTTCATGTTCCTACCGGATGGTGAGGATCCTGATTCATTCATTCGCCAAAATGGCAAAGACGCGTTTGAAACAGAAGTGCAAAACGCAATGCCACTGTCGGAGTTTATGTTCTCCTCGCTGATGCAGCAGGTCGATACACGAACCAAAGAAGGCATGGCAAAACTCAGTACATTGGCGGTGCCACTTATCGACAAAGTGCCTGGTGGCACATTGCGACTATACTTGAGAGAACTGCTCGGGCGTAAGTTGGGCTTGGTTGATGAAAGGCAACTTCAGCAGCTGATTGACAAGCAAGGTCAGCAAGAAACGCGAGCTCAGCCTCATAAAGAAATCAAACGCACGCCAATGCGTGAGGTCATCGCTCTACTTTTGCAAAATCCGAGCTATGCTGAAATGGTACCCGATCTGTCCACAGTGAGAGACTTATCACTGCCTGGGCTTAATTTATTTGTGGAAGTGGTTGATAAATGTCAAGCACATCCCCATATGACTACAGGCCAGCTATTAGAACAATGGCGTGGAAGTAGTAATGAGGCACTTCTGTCTCGTCTCGCAAGTTGGGTAATTCCGCTTGACGATGACAACCAAGAAGACGTATTTATCGATTCATTGGACAAAATATTGTCTCAATGCATTGAAAAGCAAATTGAAAACCTGCAGGCCAAAGAAAGAAGTGTCGGCTT harbors:
- the rpsU gene encoding 30S ribosomal protein S21: MPVVKVRENEPFDVALRRFKRSCEKAGILSEVRRREHYEKPTTVRKRAKAAAQKRHAKKLARENARRVRLY
- the tsaD gene encoding tRNA (adenosine(37)-N6)-threonylcarbamoyltransferase complex transferase subunit TsaD, which produces MRILGIETSCDETGIAIYDDEKGLLSHQLYSQVKLHADYGGVVPELASRDHVKKTIPLIKKALADADLTPKDIDGVAYTAGPGLVGALLVGTTIGRSIAYAWGVPAVPVHHMEGHLLAPMLEDNPPPFPFVALLVSGGHSMIVEVKGIGEYQILGESIDDAAGEAFDKTAKLMGLDYPGGPLLSKLADKGTPGRFKFPRPMTDRPGLDMSFSGLKTFAANTIAANDDSEQTRADIAYAFQEAVCETLAIKCKRALKQTGMKRIVIAGGVSANRFLRKELEALANKMGGEVYYPRTEFCTDNGAMIAYAGMQRLKNGEAAELSVEATPRWPIDQLSPIKG
- a CDS encoding GatB/YqeY domain-containing protein; protein product: MALIDKLKEEQKLAMKAKDKLRLGTIRLALAAIKQREVDEQITLGEDDILAVLTKMVKQRRDSVTQFEAAGRQDLAEAEQAEIAVLEDFMPQPLTDDEVAALIDSAITESGAAGMQDMGKVMGVLKPQIQGRADMGKVSGLVRAKLA
- the dnaG gene encoding DNA primase, whose protein sequence is MAGIIPRSFIDDLLARLDIVDVIDTRVKLKKQGKNYGACCPFHNEKTPSFSVSQEKQFYHCFGCGVHGNAIDFLMEYERLEFVEAIEELASSLGLDVPREQRSGQPGNFSKGPTANSEQKRSLYDLMGTIGQYYRDQLKVSTNKVAIEYLKGRGLSGEIVQKFGIGYVADEWDSVRKSFGQQKATQDMLVSGGMLIENDKGNRYDRFRGRIMFPIRDRRGRVIGFGGRVLGDGTPKYLNSPETPIFHKGKELYGLYEVLQAYREPPQVLVVEGYMDVVALAQYGVDYSVASLGTSTTGDHLQVLFRQTSTVVCCYDGDRAGRDAAWRAMENALPYLNDGRQLKFMFLPDGEDPDSFIRQNGKDAFETEVQNAMPLSEFMFSSLMQQVDTRTKEGMAKLSTLAVPLIDKVPGGTLRLYLRELLGRKLGLVDERQLQQLIDKQGQQETRAQPHKEIKRTPMREVIALLLQNPSYAEMVPDLSTVRDLSLPGLNLFVEVVDKCQAHPHMTTGQLLEQWRGSSNEALLSRLASWVIPLDDDNQEDVFIDSLDKILSQCIEKQIENLQAKERSVGLSVEEKRELLALMLDLKA